In Trueperaceae bacterium, the DNA window TGACGCCCGACGCCTCGATGTACTCGCCGTCCACGTACTTGATGACCGCCGCCCGCACCTCGACGCCGGTGTGCGCGTCCCGCAGCGTGCCGCCGTCCGGCAGCGTCGTGAGGCCGGTGACGATGTCGATGGTCTGCCGTCCGTGCGAGACGATGACGAGCGCGGCGAACGGCTTGTCCTCGGCTGACGATCCGGCGGGCCGGTCCGGGCCCTGGGCCGCTCCCACCGCTAGCAGGAGCGCCGTCAAGGACGCGAGGACCGGCCGCCTCACCTGCATCGCGCGAGTCTAACCAGCGTCCAAGTGAGAACCAGGTCAGGAGGGTCACGTCGCGGGCGAGCGTCGAGGAGCGTGGGTCGGTGGGCCGCACGCGCCGCCCGAGCGGGTTGGCTCATGCCCCGCGGAACCGGTCCCCCGCCGGTCACCCTCGCCGACCGGGACCCAGGGTGTAGACGAAGCTGGCGTCGAACGGACGCCCCTCCAGGAGCTCGATCCCGGTCTCGAGCTGCGCGTTCATGACGCGGTCGACGACCTCGGCGACGCTCTGGTACACGCCGAGCGACTGGTAGGTCGCGCCGAGCGACGTCAGGCGCCCGAGCGGCGTCTCCGCCCGCAGGGTCAGGCCGGAGGCCAGCTTGCGCTGGGCGCGGCGCCACTCGTCCGGGGTGGGCGGCTCGTCCTGGGCGCGGCGCAGGACGCCTTCGTAGCGCTCGATGACCTCCTCGGCGCGCTCCGGCGCGGTGCTGAGGTAGCCGACGAACGCGCCGGTGTCCTCGCTCGCCTCGTGCCCCAGGCTGGCGGAGTCGGCCAGGCCCTTGTCGACGAGCTCCCAGTAGAGCCGCGAGCCGGTGGCGTCGCCGAGTACGTAGCCGAGCACGGCGGCGGCGTAGCGGCGCGAGTCGGTCATCGCGACGCCGGGCGCGTAGTACGCGACGTGGACGCGGTTGAGCTTCGGGTCGACGGTGCCCTCGCGGCCCGTGGCGGGCGTCGCCACGGGGCGCTCCCGGGGAGCCTCGAACGGCGTCCACGAGCCGGCGATGCGCTCGGCCTGGTCGAGGACGGCGTCCCAGTCGTAGCGTCCCGCTACGGCCAGCACGAGGTTCTTCGGCGAGTACCGCCCCTGGAAGTAGCCCAGCATCTGGTCGCGGCTGAGCGCGCCCACGCTCTCCCTCGAGCCCAGGACGCTGTTGCCCAGCGGGTGACCGGCCCAGAACCGAGGGGCCGCCAGGTCGAAGACGTGGAAGTGCGGCCGGTCCTCGTACATCGCGATCTCCTCGAGGATCACCTTCTTCTCGACGTCGAAGTCCTCCTGCCTCAGCGACGGGCGCATCAGCTCGGCCAGCAGGTCGATGAGCTGAGGCAGGCGCTCCGGCAGCACGGCGCCGTAGTAGACGGTCCGCTCCTCGGAGGTGAACGCGTTGTACTGGGCGCCGAGCTCGTCGAAGGTCCTGTTGATGTCCTCGGCCGTGTAGCGCTCGTTGCCCTTGAAGACCATGTGCTCGAGGAAGTGCGAGACGCCCGAGAGGTCCTTGACCTCGTCACGCGACCCGGTGTGCACGAAGAACCCCGCCGCCACGCTGGCGGCGCCGTCGTTGTGCTCCCCGATGACGGCGAGGCCGTTGCCCAGCACCGCCTTGTCGAAGCGGAGGCGAGGCGCGACCTCGCCGGCCAGGGGCTTGGGGGCAGCGGCGACGCCCTCCTCGACGCGCGCCGCCGCCTTGGCCGGGCCCACGAGGCCTCCCTCGCCCGCGACGCTCTCCTCGCCGCCGGCGCGGGCCGCGTTCCGGCCGCGCTCGTCCCCGTAGAGGCGCCGCGCCATCAGCCCACCGCCGCCGGCACGCGCGCCGGACCGAGCGTGACGATCGTCGGCTCGGGCACGCGGTTGCGGCCCACGTACTCGTTCACGTCGTCGAGCGTGACCGCCTGGACACGCGCGGTGATCTCCTCGAGGGTCCGCGCGCGGCCGAGGTTGAAGACGTCGCCGGCCAGGCGACCGGCCGTGGCGCCGGACGACTCGCCCTGCATGACGAGCGACGAGAGCATGCCCACCTTGGCGCGCTCGAGCTCCTCGGCCGTGACGCCCTGCGCCAGGCGGTCGAGCTCGGCGAGGAAGACCTCGAGGGTCTCGTCGGCGCGCTCCGGCGTGGTGCCGGCGTAGCCGACCGTGTAGCCGAAGCCGCGCAGCGAGCGGTAGAAGGCGCTGACCGTGTAGACGAGGCCGCGCTTCTCGCGCACCTCGGTGAACAGCCGCGAGCCCATCGAGCCCGAGAGGACGTTGAGCGCCACGCTGTGCACGTACGCCTCGTCCGTGCCCGGCACGGGGCCGGGGAACGCCAGGCCGATCTGCACCTGCGCCGAGTCGGCCACGACGTGGCGCCGGCCGGGAGCCGCCACGGCCACCTGGGGCACGGCGGGCCCCTCGCCCTCCCAGCCGCCGAACGACGCCTCGGCCGACGAGAGCACCCGCTCCCAGTCGGCGCCGCCGGCGACCGCCAGCACCGCGCCGGCCGGACGCAGCGCGAGCCTCGCCTCGGCCCGCACGCCCTCCGCGGTGAGGGCGGCCAGGCCCTCGGCCGTGCCCAGCGGGCTGCGTCCCTGGGGGCTGGCGACGAAGGCGGCGAGCAGCTCGTCGAACAGCCGCTGCGCCGGCGTGTCGTCGAGGGACTCCAGCTCCTGCACGGCCAGCTCGCGCGACGGCTCGAACTCCGCGTCGTCGAGGCGCGGCTCCGTGACCATCGACGCGAGCAGGGGCATGACCTCCTCCAGCTCGGAGGCGAGGAACGACATGTTCAGGCTCGAGCTCTCGCGGCTCGCCCCGCCGCTGCGCCGCACGCCCAGGTCCTCCAGGGCGTCGGAGAGCGCCCGCGAGTCGAGGTCGCCGGCGCCCCGCTGCAGCCACTCGTGCAGCACTGTCGCCGTGCCCTCCAGGCCCTGCGGGTCGCTCGCCGACCCGAACGGCAGCACCAGCGTGGCGCTGACCGACGGCAGCCACGGCATGGCCTCGTAGACGACGGTGAGCCCGTTGTCCAGCCGCGCCGTCAGCGGCCGACGCTCCTTGACACCGGCGGCCTCGGTCTCGGTGGAGGGCGCCAGGTCGTCGCCCCCAGTTGGGGCCGCTGGAGCGTCGCCCGCCGCGGCGTCAGCCCGTGCGACGCCCCGAGCCGAGGCCGCCCGATCATCGATGGACATGAGCGCGAGTATAGCCCCGTGGCGCGCGCGGCCCGGTCTCCGGCCGTGCTCCTGAGGTGCGTTCGGTTCGGGCCTCGGGCCGGCTCTGGCGTGGCCCCTGTCGCGGCCGCTCGGGCGTGGCCCCGGCTCCCGCCGGGTGGTATCCCCGCCCGGCACCTTCAAGTCAGTATCTCGCCAGCGAGCTACTAGCCCCCACACTTCGCCGCGCTACGCGTGCCGTCAGCGACGGACCTAGAGACCTGCTGAACGCCTCTCGTCAGTATCTCGGCAGCGGGATAGTGACTCGAGGGGGGCACGAAGCGACCTCAGGTGCCCGCCGAGGGACCGGTGTGGGCTGGGGCGGCGCGCGCCCACCCCTCACCCCGGCCGACCATTCCCTCAGCGGCCGGTCAGCCGCCTCAGCGCTCCCGCGAGGTCGCCGCTGGCGGCCAGGCTCGTGCCCACGAGCACGGCGTCGGCGAGGCCCTGGACGCTCTCCAGGTCCTCTCGCGTCCCGTAGCCGGACTCCG includes these proteins:
- a CDS encoding pitrilysin family protein, translated to MARRLYGDERGRNAARAGGEESVAGEGGLVGPAKAAARVEEGVAAAPKPLAGEVAPRLRFDKAVLGNGLAVIGEHNDGAASVAAGFFVHTGSRDEVKDLSGVSHFLEHMVFKGNERYTAEDINRTFDELGAQYNAFTSEERTVYYGAVLPERLPQLIDLLAELMRPSLRQEDFDVEKKVILEEIAMYEDRPHFHVFDLAAPRFWAGHPLGNSVLGSRESVGALSRDQMLGYFQGRYSPKNLVLAVAGRYDWDAVLDQAERIAGSWTPFEAPRERPVATPATGREGTVDPKLNRVHVAYYAPGVAMTDSRRYAAAVLGYVLGDATGSRLYWELVDKGLADSASLGHEASEDTGAFVGYLSTAPERAEEVIERYEGVLRRAQDEPPTPDEWRRAQRKLASGLTLRAETPLGRLTSLGATYQSLGVYQSVAEVVDRVMNAQLETGIELLEGRPFDASFVYTLGPGRRG
- a CDS encoding pitrilysin family protein encodes the protein MSIDDRAASARGVARADAAAGDAPAAPTGGDDLAPSTETEAAGVKERRPLTARLDNGLTVVYEAMPWLPSVSATLVLPFGSASDPQGLEGTATVLHEWLQRGAGDLDSRALSDALEDLGVRRSGGASRESSSLNMSFLASELEEVMPLLASMVTEPRLDDAEFEPSRELAVQELESLDDTPAQRLFDELLAAFVASPQGRSPLGTAEGLAALTAEGVRAEARLALRPAGAVLAVAGGADWERVLSSAEASFGGWEGEGPAVPQVAVAAPGRRHVVADSAQVQIGLAFPGPVPGTDEAYVHSVALNVLSGSMGSRLFTEVREKRGLVYTVSAFYRSLRGFGYTVGYAGTTPERADETLEVFLAELDRLAQGVTAEELERAKVGMLSSLVMQGESSGATAGRLAGDVFNLGRARTLEEITARVQAVTLDDVNEYVGRNRVPEPTIVTLGPARVPAAVG